A window from Telopea speciosissima isolate NSW1024214 ecotype Mountain lineage chromosome 8, Tspe_v1, whole genome shotgun sequence encodes these proteins:
- the LOC122671009 gene encoding calmodulin binding protein PICBP-like, with translation MKTSTKTSRLKPVRTLTKTPSFKSGAELKKQIKKSRSITLLDLENLESSPMEQTSSAAVTPQKQSLMKTPYLLPNYMKPTNSSDARKENLQLSIQASQTSCPSKSPNESNLIHIKPSSTSGHKPARTLTKTSSLKPVRTLTKTSSSKLARPSIRKSPDIAQSSSLNAGKATCSSTLKHSKFPAFLTLNPGATESEGTSAMKVCPYTYCSLNGHHHTPMPLLKHFVSARRRLLKTQKSLRLKNLPSLEKRPPGERETETDMDQMSFNEDPTAQDDIDFFVEIYAKLREDTATPIGRSIQDGDDVATTLGGRASSVIHGTEIETENDTGKVHESLPDMVCEIVGPPTDTESDLMTVHLPESKSPRLQEELVCGPDDIVNHSEEYPAGHVQQQVHTENAESFSMEYGDDDSDTDTEDQSFWTGVPTNAGGEGSDNSNCPDENFLSSTEVAFEEPATTMEERDGAPKPDDTVNSMAHSASVEEPKASSDEKDEEPQTENFFQEHLEPIPITDVVNNALENKQESSFIAITSNLLGTDVGSDEEGKKQAEDSVEHDDHGEKSSQAENSIGEEETMQVEDYMESYATETIHSEDNITSSKEGKKIVKKGNTSNQQLPMTSNLKRTTRCMRPIEDQEEQRKFNPREPQYLDIEPEPEPEKVDLRHQMEDERKNAEEWMLDYALQQAVTKLAPARKRRVALLVEAFEAVIPPPKCETHRPNTSAAFAHARCIQACN, from the exons ATGAAGACTTCAACAAAGACATCTAGATTGAAACCAGTGAGGACTCTGACAAAGACTCCTAGTTTCAAGAGTGGAGCAGAGTTGAAGAAGCAGATTAAGAAATCAAGATCAATCACGCTCTTGGATTTGGAGAATTTAGAATCATCTCCAATGGAACAGACATCTAGTGCTGCTGTTACTCCACAGAAACAATCTCTGATGAAGACACCATATTTGTTGCCCAATTATATGAAGCCCACAAACAGTTCTGATGCAAGGAAGGAGAATTTGCAGTTAAGTATCCAAGCTTCTCAAACTAGTTGTCCTAGCAAGAGTCCAAATGAAAGCAATTTGATTCATATAAAACCTTCTTCCACTTCTGGTCACAAACCAGCAAGGACTCTTACGAAGACATCTAGTTTGAAACCAGTAAGGACTTTAACAAAGACATCTAGTTCGAAACTGGCAAGGCCTTCAATAAGGAAGAGCCCAGATATTGCTCAATCTTCCAGCCTGAACGCTGGTAAGGCTACTTGTTCATCTACTCTGAAGCATTCAAAGTTCCCTGCCTTTCTGACACTTAATCCAGGCGCAACTGAATCAGAAGGAACTTCAGCCATGAAGGTCTGTCCTTATACTTACTGTTCTCTTAATGGCCATCATCATACACCAATGCCTCTGCTGAAGCATTTTGTGTCAGCAAGGAGACGGCTATTAAAAACACAGAAAAGCCTGCGACTGAAAAATCTACCTTCACTTGAAAAAAGGCCTCCTGGAGAAAGAGAAACGGAAACTGATATGGATCAGATGTCCTTTAATGAAGATCCTACGGCACAAGATGACATAGATTTCTTTGTAGAAATTTATGCTAAACTAAGGGAAGACACTGCCACGCCAATCGGAAGAAGCATTCAAGATGGGGATGATGTGGCAACTACTTTGGGCGGCAGGGCATCTTCAGTCATACATGGCACtgaaatagaaacagaaaatgATACTGGGAAGGTTCATGAGAGTTTGCCA GACATGGTTTGCGAGATTGTTGGCCCCCCAACTGATACTGAGTCTGATCTGATGACTGTGCATTTACCAGAATCCAAGAGTCCAAGACTGCAGGAAGAGCTAGTCTGCGGGCCAGATGACATTGTCAACCACTCTGAAGAATATCCAGCAGGACATGTACAGCAACAGGTCCACACAGAAAATGCTGAAAGTTTCAGTATGGAATATGGTGATGATGATTCAGACACCGATACTGAAGATCAGAGCTTCTGGACAGGTGTACCCACAAATGCCGGTGGAGAAGGATCTGATAACTCTAACTGCCCAGATGAGAACTTTTTGTCCTCCACTGAAGTTGCATTTGAAGAGCCGGCAACAACTATGGAAGAGCGAGATGGAGCTCCCAAGCCAGATGATACCGTCAACAGCATGGCCCATTCAGCATCTGTTGAGGAACCAAAAGCATCCAGTGATGAGAAGGATGAAGAACCTCaaacagaaaactttttccaagAGCATCTTGAGCCCATCCCCATCACTGATGTGGTGAATAATGCCCTCGAGAATAAACAGGAAAGCAGCTTTATTGCAATTACCAGCAATCTTTTAGGTACTGACGTTGGAAGcgatgaagaaggaaaaaaacaagCTGAAGATTCTGTGGAACATGATGACCATGGGGAAAAATCCAGTCAAGCTGAGAACagcattggagaagaagagacaatGCAAGTTGAAGATTATATGGAATCATATGCAACAGAAACAATCCACAGTGAAGACAATATCACAAGCTCCAAAGAAGGTAAAAAAATTGTCAAGAAAGGAAATACCTCCAACCAACAACTGCCCATGACCTCCAATTTGAAGAGAACAACGAGATGTATGAGGCCCATTGAGGACcaggaagaacaaagaaaattcAACCCAAGGGAGCCACAATATCTGGACATTGAGCCTGAACCTGAACCAGAAAAGGTTGATCTTAGGCATCAAATGGAGGATGAAAGGAAAAATGCAGAGGAGTGGATGCTCGATTATGCACTCCAACAAGCTGTAACTAAACTTGCTCCAGCTCGCAAGCGGAGAGTGGCACTGCTGGTCGAAGCTTTTGAAGCAGTTATCCCACCACCCAAATGTGAAACCCACCGGCCAAATACCTCAGCAGCTTTTGCTCATGCAAGATGTATACAAGCTTGTAACTAA